From a region of the Coffea arabica cultivar ET-39 chromosome 3e, Coffea Arabica ET-39 HiFi, whole genome shotgun sequence genome:
- the LOC113737191 gene encoding uncharacterized protein: protein MEQVHQKMEEDVRLSSESTTEVEDDYSDIRLRLPDLADADDFMEWLTDERVSKFCSWDCYTSKEAAMDYLANEAIPHPWYRVICLKDKPIGSISVAPFRGDEICRGEIGYVLASKYWGKGIATKAVKMVASTIFVEWPHLERLEALVDVENMGSQKVMEKVGFSREGVLRKYCLLKGKPRDMVMFSLLSTDPQVNYFMYD, encoded by the coding sequence ATGGAGCAGGTACACCAAAAAATGGAAGAAGATGTTCGGTTAAGTTCAGAAAGTACTACGGAAGTTGAAGATGATTATTCAGACATCAGACTTAGGCTGCCGGACTTAGCAGATGCTGATGATTTCATGGAGTGGCTTACAGATGAAAGAGTGAGCAAATTCTGCTCTTGGGACTGTTACACATCCAAAGAAGCTGCCATGGATTATCTTGCCAACGAAGCTATTCCCCATCCATGGTACAGAGTAATATGCCTGAAAGATAAGCCTATTGGTTCAATTTCTGTGGCTCCATTCCGCGGTGACGAAATATGCAGGGGTGAAATTGGGTATGTATTGGCATCCAAGTATTGGGGCAAAGGAATTGCTACTAAGGCGGTGAAAATGGTGGCTTCCACGATATTTGTCGAGTGGCCGCATCTGGAAAGGCTCGAAGCTCTTGTGGACGTTGAAAATATGGGATCCCAGAAGGTGATGGAAAAGGTTGGATTCAGCAGAGAAGGTGTTCTGAGGAAGTATTGTCTTCTCAAGGGCAAACCGAGGGACATGGTTATGTTTAGTCTTCTGTCTACTGATCCCCAAGTcaattattttatgtatgatTGA
- the LOC113737911 gene encoding uncharacterized protein: MEQVEMEMEDLQLSSEAMEVEDDCSDIRLRLIDLSDIDDLVEWVMDEKVSKFCSWDYFPSKEAAVNYVANVIIPHPWLRAICLKDKPVGSISVTPFQGNAQCRGEIGYVLASKYWGKGIATKAVKLVASTIFVEWPHLERLEALVDVANVGSQRVLEKVGFSKEGVLRKYCLLKGKPRDMVMFSLLSTDSQGHHFL, encoded by the coding sequence ATGGAGCAGGTAGAAATGGAGATGGAGGACCTGCAGTTGAGTTCAGAGGCTATGGAAGTGGAAGATGATTGTTCGGATATCAGACTCCGGCTGATTGATTTATCCGATATTGATGATTTAGTGGAGTGGGTTATGGATGAAAAGGTTAGTAAATTCTGCTCCTGGGATTACTTTCCCTCCAAAGAGGCTGCCGTGAACTATGTTGCCAATGTAATTATTCCTCATCCATGGCTCAGGGCCATATGCCTGAAGGATAAGCCGGTTGGTTCCATTTCTGTGACTCCGTTCCAGGGCAATGCACAATGCAGGGGTGAAATTGGGTATGTATTGGCATCCAAGTATTGGGGTAAAGGAATTGCCACTAAAGCAGTAAAATTGGTAGCTTCCACCATCTTTGTTGAGTGGCCACATCTTGAAAGGCTCGAGGCTCTAGTGGATGTTGCAAATGTAGGGTCGCAAAGGGTATTGGAGAAGGTTGGTTTTAGCAAAGAAGGCGTTCTGAGAAAGTACTGCCTTCTCAAGGGGAAACCAAGAGACATGGTTATGTTTAGCCTTCTCTCTACTGATTCCCAAGGTCACCATTTTTTGTAG
- the LOC113737805 gene encoding uncharacterized protein — MEKSRISVRPFKLSDAEDFLTWASDDQVTQYLRWNTIYTIEEALKYIQEVAIPHPWRRSICLDDRSIGYISIKPESGSDRHRAHVGYAISSEYWGQGIVTVALKIAISSAFKAFPFLVRLEALVEEENKGSQRVLEKVGFLKEGFLRKYGYNKGKIRDMIIYSFLVTDNIWLPEDSDQDS; from the coding sequence ATGGAAAAATCAAGAATCTCAGTCAGACCCTTCAAACTTTCTGATGCAGAGGACTTCTTGACCTGGGCAAGTGATGATCAGGTAACACAGTATCTGAGATGGAACACAATTTACACCATCGAAGAAGCCTTGAAGTATATTCAGGAGGTTGCAATACCTCATCCATGGCGCCGGTCCATTTGCCTGGATGACCGTTCGATCGGATACATTTCAATCAAGCCAGAATCAGGCAGTGATAGACACAGAGCTCATGTTGGATATGCAATTAGCAGTGAGTACTGGGGACAAGGAATAGTCACTGTAGCATTGAAAATTGCCATTTCTAGCGCGTTCAAAGCGTTCCCCTTTTTGGTAAGGCTTGAAGCATTGGTGGAGGAAGAAAATAAAGGGTCACAAAGGGTGCTAGAAAAGGTTGGTTTTCTGAAAGAAGGTTTTTTAAGGAAGTATGGATACAATAAAGGTAAAATAAGAGATATGATAATATATAGTTTCTTGGTTACGGATAATATTTGGTTGCCTGAGGATTCAGATCAAGATAGCTAG